The following proteins are co-located in the Telopea speciosissima isolate NSW1024214 ecotype Mountain lineage chromosome 9, Tspe_v1, whole genome shotgun sequence genome:
- the LOC122638803 gene encoding uncharacterized protein LOC122638803 — MTAGHEMLSFMDAYSGYNQILMKEADETYTAFRIDQENYCYRVMPSRLKNAGATYQRMVNKMFEAQIGHNMEVYVDDMLIKSVKAKDHLADLKEVSEVLHKPDISGRLITWAVELRKYDIKFQPRTAIKGQALADFIVECTFSETEPEEVELEEHDRRSWEMFINRSSNAAGSEADRGSWEMIMDGLSNAAGSGTGFMITNPEGLWIQCALWFTFQASNNEAKYEALLAGLKVARTIQVTHLAVRSDSQLVVNQVMGSTRKRMNVGCPV; from the exons ATGACAGCAGGTCATGAGATGCTAAGCTTTATGGATGCATACTCAGGctacaatcagatcctcatgAAAGAAGCGGATGAGACCTACACGGCGTTTAGGATAGATCAGGAGAACTACTGTTACCGCGTCATGCCGTCTAGGCTAAAGAATGCAGGAgcaacctaccagaggatggtcaacaaaatGTTCGAGGCACAGATTGGGCATAACATGGAAGTATACGTAGATGATATGCTTATAAAAAGTGTCAAGGCCAAAGATCATTTAGCCGATCTTAAAGAAGTGTCCGAG gttTTACACAAGCCAGACATATCAGGACgattgatcacctgggcggtggAATTAAGGAAgtatgacatcaagttccaacctcgAACGGCAATCAAGGGTCAGGCCCTAGCAGATTTTATAGTTGAATGCACTTTCTCAGAGACTGAGCCAGAAGAGGTGGAACTTGAGGAGCATGATCGaagatcgtgggagatgttcataAACAGATCGAGTAATGCAGCAGGGAGCGAAGCTGATCGGGGATCGTGGGAGATGATCATGGATGGATTGAGTAATGCGGCAGGGAGCGGGACTGGGTTCATGATCACCAACCCTGAAGGTTTGTGGATTCAATGCGCACTCTGGTTTACATTCCAAGCCTCTAACAACGAGGCAAAATACGAGGCATTGCTTGCTGGACTAAAAGTTGCAAGAACCATCCAAGTCACTCACCTAGCCGTTCGAAGTGATTCCCAACTCGTGGTAAACCAAGTAATGGGGAGTACGAGGAAAAGGATGAACGTAGGGTGTCCGGTTTGA